The following proteins come from a genomic window of Nicotiana tomentosiformis chromosome 12, ASM39032v3, whole genome shotgun sequence:
- the LOC117273443 gene encoding uncharacterized mitochondrial protein AtMg00820-like has protein sequence MCVDENVHVIFDESNNMAEKGLQDEDYDIGITEKKTSGESEQYLEGVSDTQTSEVAPTNAGPLGHSSAKQSLGLQIEPANIKEALKDLDWIMGMQEELNQFERSKVWHLVQRPKSRTVIGTRWVFRNKLDEQGNISRNKARLVVQRYNHEQGIDYDEIFAPIARMEVIRMLISFAIYMGFTLYQMDVKSAFSNGYLKKKVFVKQFPGFESE, from the exons atgtgtgtggaTGAAAATGTTCAtgtaatctttgatgaatctAACAACATGGCTGAGAAAGGTTTGCAGGATGAAGACTATGACATAGGGATCACAGAGAAAAAGACTTCTGGAGAATCTGAGCAATATCTTGAAGGAGTATCAG ATACTCAGACAAGCGAAGTTGCACCCACTAATGCTGGTCCTTTAGGGCACTCCTCTGCTAAACAATCTTTGGGTCTACAA ATAGAGCCTGCGAACATAAAGGAAGCCCTAAAGGATCTAGACTGGATAATGGGCATGCAAGAGGAGCtaaaccaatttgaaaggagcaAGGTTTGGCATTTGGTACAAAGACCCAAAAGCAGAACTGTTATAGGAACCAGATGGGTGTTCAGGAACAAGCTGGATGAGCAAGGAAATATCTCAAGGAATAAGGCCAGACTAGTGGTTCAGAGATACAATCATGAACAAGGAATTGACTATGATGAAATATTTGCTCCAATAGCCAGAATGGAAGTCATCAGAATGTTGATATCCTTTGCTATATATATGGGATTTACACTatatcagatggatgtaaaaagtgCATTTTCGAATGGCTACTTAAAGAAGAAAGTGTTTGTTAAACAGTTTCCTGGCTTTGAAAGTGAATAG